One Antennarius striatus isolate MH-2024 chromosome 17, ASM4005453v1, whole genome shotgun sequence genomic window carries:
- the LOC137611197 gene encoding kelch-like protein 10 yields the protein MATYSKTPRETRQALEPLCDAVLCSGDVSIHVHSIIMRSCSPYFQALFYQHAGGRTYFTVPDMLAEVMKVIIDFVYSGSVSVTEDNVKQLLRASDFLDMPDIIEACNNFLEENLSPENCIGVRRFTISRPEVQHKAHFLLMNRFEEVAFSEEFLELSLQELTEILNSDELNVNEEKTVYEAAVRWINHAPEQRILHLPALLSRARLALSSTDDINILMSDPYLCDNPQCMQILNDNLRLKHQLSNMVMPIRFCTNFAARPRLPNAIIFAIGGWNATNVTNIIEVYDFRADCWLDITDHQELPRAYHGTVSLDEFIYCIGGFDGKESSNSMRKFDVKRCVWLEAAPMHHRRCYVSVASLNGYIYAFGGRDGTRRLRTAERYRPETNQWSLIEPMNDIRSDSGCAAFNNKIYICGGFNGDSFLYSCEFYNPESNQWTMVSDMNTRRSGLGVILYNNYIFALGGFDGRTRLRSVEAYDPENDQWHELSSMCITRSNFGVSVINNMLFVIGGFNGMTISNDVEYYDSKTARWATTYQLGCPRSALSCSAVSNHPSLKQYTTRRDTLPLLEEVAEYPHLSRHNIYMSSNLTPTLYATPAGFTLDLAIHMGVDNPGHPFVKTSGIVAGDKELNERALGLFAAESNASGMRISSFKS from the exons ATGGCAACATACTCAAAAACACCAAGAGAAACAAGACAAGCTCTGGAGCCATTATGTGATGCAGTCCTCTGCTCTGGGGATGTTAGCATTCATGTTCACAGCATCATCATGCGTAGCTGCAGTCCATACTTCCA GGCCCTTTTCTACCAACACGCAGGTGGTAGAACATATTTTACTGTCCCAGACATGCTTGCAGAGGTGATGAAGGTCATCATTGACTTTGTATACTcaggttctgtctctgtgacagAGGACAACGTAAAACAGCTGCTTAGAGCATCTGACTTTTTGGATATGCCTGACATTATAGAGGCGTGCAACAACTTCCTAGAAGAGAATCTCTCTCCGGAGAACTGCATCGGTGTTCGTCGATTCACCATCTCACGGCCTGAAGTGCAGCACAaagctcacttcctgttaatgAATAGGTTTGAGGAGGTTGCTTTCAGCGAGGAGTTCTTGGAGCTCTCTTTGCAGGAACTCACTGAGATCCTTAATAGTGATGAGCTCAATGTGAATGAGGAGAAAACCGTGTATGAGGCCGCTGTTAGGTGGATCAACCATGCACCTGAGCAAAGAATCTTACATTTACCTGCACTCTTGTCAAGG GCTCGGCTGGCCTTGAGCAGTACCGACGACATTAACATCCTGATGTCCGATCCTTATTTGTGCGACAACCCTCAGTGTATGCAAATTCTAAATGACAACTTGCGACTCAAACATCAGCTGTCCAATATGGTCATGCCCATTAGATTTTGCACTAACTTTGCTGCGCGTCCTCGTTTACCTAACGCCATCATTTTTGCCATTGGGGGCTGGAACGCTACCAATGTAACTAACATCATCGAGGTTTATGATTTCCGTGCTGATTGCTGGTTGGACATAACAGATCATCAGGAATTACCTCGTGCTTATCATGGCACTGTCTCACTCGATGAGTTTATCTACTGTATTGGTGGCTTTGATGGGAAAGAGTCTTCCAACAGCATGCGCAAATTTGATGTGAAAAGATGCGTTTGGCTTGAGGCAGCACCAATGCACCACCGCCGCTGCTATGTAAGTGTTGCTTCTTTGAATGGATATATTTATGCATTCGGAGGTCGTGATGGGACACGTCGCCTGAGGACTGCAGAGCGCTACAGACCTGAGACCAACCAGTGGAGTCTAATCGAACCAATGAATGACATCAGGAGTGATAGCGGTTGTGCAGCGTTCAATAACAAG ATTTACATTTGTGGTGGTTTCAATGGGGATTCTTTCCTTTATAGTTGTGAATTTTATAATCCAGAGTCCAACCAGTGGACAATGGTCTCCGACATGAACACCAGACGCAGTGGACTAGGAGTCATTTTGTATAACAACTACATCTTTGCA CTCGGTGGCTTCGATGGCAGAACACGTTTAAGGAGCGTTGAGGCCTACGACCCAGAGAACGATCAGTGGCATGAACTATCATCGATGTGCATCACCCGCAGCAACTTTGGCGTTTCAGTGATTAACAACATGCTTTTTGTCATAGGAGGCTTCAACGGTATGACCATCAGCAATGATGTTGAGTACTATGATTCAAAAACTGCTAGATGGGCTACAACCTATCAACTGGGATGTCCTCGCAGTGCTCTCAGCTGCTCTGCCGTGTCCAATCACCCCAGCCTGAAACAATACACCACCAGGCGTGACACCCTGCCACTATTAGAGGAAGT GGCGGAGTACCCTCACCTCAGCCGACACAACATCTACATGTCCAGTAACCTGACCCCCACCCTCTACGCCACCCCTGCTGGGTTCACGCTGGACCTGGCCATCCACATGGGTGTGGACAACCCCGGACATCCCTTTGTCAAGACTTCAGGCATTGTGGCAGGAGACAAGGAGTTGAATGAG cgtgcactggggcTGTTTGCAGCTGAGAGcaacgcgagtgggatgaggatcagcagcTTCAAATCCTAG